A section of the Brassica oleracea var. oleracea cultivar TO1000 unplaced genomic scaffold, BOL UnpScaffold01483, whole genome shotgun sequence genome encodes:
- the LOC106321362 gene encoding vesicle transport v-SNARE 12-like, giving the protein MFMERLDQTRDLIRESRKTMMETEDLGVSALQDLSRHRQTLLHSHSKLDGVDEDELSRLSLSSFVVLVKNSFGEKASAIADADTIVNGSTASEA; this is encoded by the exons ATGTTCATGGAGCGGCTTGATCAGACTAGAGATTTAATCAGAGAGAGTAGAAAAACCATGATGGAGACGGAAGATCTTGGTGTCTCAGCTCTTCAAGATCTTAGCCGGCACCGACAAACTCTCCTTCACTCGCATAGCAAG CTTGATGGGGTGGATGAGGACGAGCTTTCAAGGCTATCTCTTTCCTCCTTTGTTGTTCTTG TCAAAAACAGTTTTGGAGAGAAAGCATCAGCAATAGCAGATGCAGACACAATAGTGAATGGCTCCACAGCATCAGAAGCATAA